A genomic segment from Bradyrhizobium diazoefficiens USDA 110 encodes:
- the glk gene encoding glucokinase, whose amino-acid sequence MIKATLEGRAALLADVGGTNARFALLTDGELGAITHMAVKDYATFQEALAAYLGASARAERPAHAILAASGAVQNARCALTNNSWIVDAEELRGAYGFSAVRLINDFEAVAWALPRLGPDSLLQLGGRQQVPGAPLAAIGPGTGLGMAVSIPHPGGQIVLASEGGHATLAGGSLREDAVIEHLRQRFGHVSAERILSGAGLENLYDALACIDGATPPKRRASDITRAGIEGTCPISRSAVDMFCAMLGSVAGNLALALTARGGIFIGGGILRHLPDYLAASQFRQRFEEKGRLRKFLEPIPAYLILDDDVAFVGLRNLMEVEGIG is encoded by the coding sequence ATGATCAAGGCGACGCTGGAAGGACGAGCCGCGTTGCTTGCAGATGTTGGAGGGACCAACGCCCGCTTCGCACTGCTGACTGACGGCGAGCTCGGCGCGATCACACATATGGCGGTCAAGGACTACGCTACCTTTCAGGAGGCCCTCGCTGCCTATCTCGGCGCTTCGGCCAGGGCCGAGAGGCCTGCTCATGCAATCCTCGCCGCCTCTGGCGCGGTTCAGAATGCCCGCTGCGCACTCACGAACAATTCCTGGATCGTCGACGCAGAGGAATTGCGCGGGGCCTATGGGTTTTCGGCCGTCCGTTTGATCAACGACTTTGAAGCGGTCGCATGGGCCCTGCCCCGGCTTGGCCCCGACAGTTTGCTGCAGCTCGGCGGGCGGCAGCAGGTGCCGGGGGCACCCCTTGCCGCGATCGGCCCCGGCACCGGCCTGGGAATGGCGGTGAGCATACCACACCCCGGCGGACAGATCGTTCTCGCCAGCGAGGGAGGCCATGCCACGCTGGCAGGCGGTTCGTTGCGCGAGGATGCGGTGATTGAGCATTTGCGGCAACGCTTCGGACATGTGTCGGCCGAACGCATTCTGTCGGGCGCGGGGCTCGAGAACCTGTATGACGCTCTCGCCTGCATCGACGGCGCGACGCCGCCAAAGCGCCGCGCGTCCGACATTACGCGGGCCGGAATTGAGGGAACGTGTCCGATCAGCCGCTCCGCCGTTGACATGTTCTGCGCGATGCTGGGGTCCGTCGCGGGCAACCTCGCGCTCGCGCTGACCGCGAGAGGCGGGATATTCATCGGCGGCGGCATCTTGCGCCACCTGCCGGACTATCTTGCCGCGTCCCAGTTTCGCCAGCGCTTCGAGGAGAAGGGGCGGCTCCGAAAATTCCTCGAGCCGATACCGGCCTATCTGATCCTGGACGACGACGTCGCATTCGTCGGCCTCCGTAACCTGATGGAGGTCGAAGGCATTGGCTGA
- a CDS encoding 1-phosphofructokinase family hexose kinase produces MAEVPQRDIVTLTINPAVDISTSVSKMVPYTKMRCAAPQRDPGGGGINVARVLKRLGFEATAVYPAGGATGQTLTALVEREAVRSIVIPISNDTREDITIFDETSKEQFRLVFPGACLNEFEWQQCLDAIARLSPQAAFVIASGSLPPGAPADFYGRVVRASTGAAKVVVDTSGASLKAALEAGVYLIKPNLREFQELAGISGADESSLLEAGRRLIDRYRIEIIALSMGPGGALLLTRDIALRANGLPLEPVSVSGAGDSFLGAMVSRLANGDKLDSALRYGVAGGSAALLSPGTGLCLGADVHRLASNVNVTIIAGYHA; encoded by the coding sequence TTGGCTGAGGTACCGCAACGCGACATCGTCACCCTGACCATCAACCCGGCTGTCGATATCTCGACCTCGGTCAGCAAGATGGTGCCCTACACGAAAATGCGCTGCGCCGCGCCTCAGCGCGATCCCGGCGGTGGCGGAATCAATGTGGCCCGTGTCCTGAAACGGCTGGGCTTTGAGGCGACCGCAGTCTATCCAGCCGGCGGCGCAACCGGGCAAACCCTGACGGCGCTGGTTGAACGTGAGGCCGTGCGCAGCATCGTCATCCCGATATCGAACGATACCCGCGAAGACATCACCATCTTCGACGAGACGAGCAAGGAGCAGTTCCGGCTGGTATTTCCGGGCGCCTGCCTCAACGAATTCGAATGGCAGCAGTGTCTCGACGCAATTGCGCGTCTCAGTCCGCAGGCTGCCTTTGTCATCGCAAGCGGCAGCCTGCCGCCGGGAGCCCCGGCCGATTTCTACGGCAGGGTGGTCAGGGCATCGACGGGAGCGGCCAAGGTCGTCGTTGATACGTCCGGCGCCTCGCTCAAAGCCGCGCTGGAAGCGGGCGTCTATCTCATCAAGCCCAACCTTCGGGAGTTTCAGGAGCTGGCCGGGATCAGTGGCGCCGACGAGTCCTCGCTCCTGGAGGCGGGGCGCCGCCTGATCGATCGTTATCGCATCGAGATCATTGCTCTCTCGATGGGCCCCGGCGGGGCCCTGCTCCTGACGCGCGACATCGCCTTGCGTGCGAATGGCCTTCCTTTGGAGCCTGTCAGCGTTTCCGGCGCAGGCGACAGCTTCCTGGGGGCGATGGTGTCGCGCCTCGCCAATGGCGACAAGCTCGATAGCGCCCTGCGTTATGGTGTTGCCGGCGGTTCGGCGGCGCTGCTCAGTCCCGGAACGGGGCTTTGCCTCGGTGCGGACGTTCATCGCCTCGCATCCAACGTGAACGTCACAATCATAGCCGGCTATCATGCTTAG
- a CDS encoding SbmA/BacA-like family transporter: MLSNETYHSPGERQLLLRFWKSARGFWKGKSAGWAWLLTVLLVATVLLQLLTQYSLNFWNRDFFNAVERKDGKELLSQALRFMPLAAASLSLAVFSVWGRMTLQRKWRAWLSDELYRYWLERDRFVRLNFVAGDYQAPEYRIAEDCRLATDLPVDLVLGLVASLLTAATFIGILGVVGGNLTIDAAGLTLTIPGYLVVAVVVYSIAVAAVTMLIGRRLTDVLEENKRAEAQLRAVGTHVRESGESMAPGMKGDDGIRAIHPALKAVIASWLNYCWQLVRLTIITHTNSLLTPVIGVLLCMPKYVAGTMLLGEVVQAAAAFVVVQSACSWFTDNYPRLAEWAASANRVASLLFALDKLDRPAVDNEPGRIHKYAGTNRQT, from the coding sequence ATGCTTAGCAACGAGACATACCACTCGCCCGGCGAACGGCAGTTGCTGCTGCGCTTCTGGAAAAGTGCTCGCGGCTTCTGGAAAGGCAAGTCGGCGGGCTGGGCCTGGCTTCTCACCGTGTTACTCGTCGCGACAGTTCTTCTGCAACTGCTGACCCAGTATTCGCTGAACTTCTGGAATCGCGACTTCTTCAACGCGGTCGAGCGCAAGGACGGGAAAGAGCTCCTCAGCCAGGCGCTGCGATTCATGCCGCTCGCTGCGGCCAGTCTGTCGCTCGCCGTCTTCTCGGTCTGGGGGCGGATGACGCTCCAGCGAAAGTGGAGAGCCTGGCTCAGCGATGAGCTTTACCGCTACTGGCTGGAGCGGGATCGCTTTGTGCGACTGAACTTCGTGGCGGGAGACTATCAGGCCCCTGAATATCGAATCGCCGAGGACTGCAGACTGGCAACGGACCTCCCGGTCGACCTCGTTCTCGGGCTCGTCGCTTCTCTCCTGACAGCGGCCACCTTTATCGGCATCCTCGGGGTGGTCGGAGGCAATCTCACGATCGATGCAGCGGGTCTCACTCTGACCATTCCCGGCTATCTGGTCGTCGCCGTCGTCGTCTATTCGATCGCCGTGGCAGCCGTGACGATGTTGATCGGCCGCCGACTGACGGACGTTCTGGAGGAAAACAAGCGGGCCGAGGCACAGTTGAGGGCCGTTGGAACCCATGTGCGTGAAAGCGGAGAAAGCATGGCGCCCGGTATGAAAGGCGACGATGGAATTCGCGCGATCCACCCTGCCCTCAAGGCGGTGATTGCTTCGTGGCTGAACTATTGCTGGCAACTCGTGCGCCTCACAATCATAACCCACACGAACTCGCTGCTGACGCCCGTGATCGGCGTGCTGCTCTGCATGCCAAAATATGTTGCCGGCACAATGCTCCTCGGCGAGGTCGTACAGGCTGCGGCGGCGTTCGTTGTGGTCCAAAGTGCCTGCAGCTGGTTTACGGACAACTATCCTCGTCTTGCGGAATGGGCCGCTTCGGCCAACCGTGTTGCGTCGCTGCTTTTTGCGTTGGATAAGCTCGATCGTCCCGCCGTGGACAACGAGCCGGGACGGATACACAAGTACGCGGGAACGAACAGGCAAACATAG